Part of the Labilibaculum antarcticum genome, CAACCTATCAGTCGTATTTCTAACCATACGGATGACCGCAGATTTAACTCTTGGAGGTGGATCGAAAACTGTTTCACTAACAGTAAATAAATATTCTATATCGTAAAAAGCCTGCATAAGCACGCTTAATATACCGTATGTTTTATTTCCTGGAACAGCAGCCATTCTTTCAGCTACTTCTTTCTGAATCATACCTACAACCTCAGGAATTTGATCTCGATTTTCCAACACCTTAAAGAAAATTTGAGAAGAGATATTATATGGGAAATTCCCAATAATTGCAAAAGGTTCTGAAAATAATTTCGACAAATCATATTTCAGAAAATCATATCTAATTATCCGTTCAGATAATTCAGGAAATTTCTCATTTAAATAAGCAACAGACTCTCTGTCAATTTCCACAACGTGAGTTTCATACGCCTCTTCTTTAAGCAAATATTGTGTTAAAACACCCATGCCTGGGCCAATCTCGAGTACTTTCGAAACACCTTCGGCCGTCATACTTGCCACAATTTTTTTGGCTATATTTAGATCTTTTAAAAAATGCTGTCCTAAATTCTTTTTCGCCCGAACGTATCCCATATCCTTCCAATTAATCCCTTTTATATTAGCATCTCAAATTAACAAAAATTAAAAATAGACGCTTTTCAAAGGAGATTTCAAACATTTACTTATTTTTGTAGCTTAATTTACTGCTCGGCAAATTTAGGACTTAATACTTGAATCATTGCTTTTCCTTGCCGAAAAATTTAACCTAAGTTTGTATTTATACAAATACACGTACTCTAAAACCATTAAAATTGAAGAAAAACATCATAAATATCATAAAATTCCTAGTCTTTTTTTCGATTAGTTCCTTTTTATTCTGGTACGTATATCGCGGACAAAATATAAACGAACTTCTTTTTACCTTAAAAAATGAGGTTAATTACTATTGGATTCTTCTTTCCTTATTTTTCGGACTTTTAAGCCACATTAGCAGAACCATACGATGGAATATGCTAATCGAATCTTTAGGGAAAAAACCACGAACTATAAATACTTTCTTAGCTGTTATGGTTGGTTATTTTGCCAATCTTGCACTTCCAAGAATGGGGGAAATTTCGAGATGCGGGTTAGTTAGTAAGTATGAAAACATTTCTTTTTCGAAATTAGTTGGAACTGTGGTTCTAGAAAGAGTACTGGATATAATCATGCTATTCATCTTTCTATTAATTGCATTATCAACACAGTTTTCTGTGATATCACATTTCTTCTCTAACAATCCGGAAGTTAGCTCAAAACTATCCAACGTATTTGCTTCAGCGACCACATTGTATGTTATAGGAGCAATATCTTTGATAATCTGGATTCTTCGAAAAAAATTCAAAAACACAAACTTATTTAAAAAATTAGACCTAACCTTTTCCAATTTCATGGCCGGTTTTCGTGCCATCAAAGAACTTGATAACAAATGGTATTTTGTTTTTCACACCATCTTCATTTGGATCATGTACTATTTGATGACATATATCTGTTTCTTTAGTTTTGGCTTCACATCTCACCTTCCCGCTATTGCCGGATTAACCGTTTTGGTAATGGGAAGTTTCGGAATGATTGCACCCGTACAAGGTGGAATTGGCGCATGGCACTTTATGGTTATTGGGACTCTTTTAGTTTACCTTCCCGGAGTTGCCAATATTGAAACCATGTCGAAAAGCTTTGCTCTTGTTGTACATGGCGCTCAAACAGCCATGATCATTATTCTTGGTTCATTATCGGTAATTGCCTTACCAATAGCGAACAGAAAGCAAAAAAAACTAATAAAGTCTAAAATTTGAGATGAGTATTGAATTTACAATAATTGAAGTTAGCGACCCTCATTCAATAAAAGAATTTATTGAACTTCCGGTAAGACTTTACCGGAACAAAAAAAACTGGGTTCGTCCGCTGGATTCAGACATTGAAAAAGTCTTTGATCCGGAAAGAAACAAAATGTTTACTCACGGAGAATGTACTCGCTGGATTCTTCAGGATCGAAATAAGAAAACCATTGGCAGGGTTGCTGCTTTTATCGACCACAAGACAAAAGGCACACATGAGCAACCAACAGGAGGCTTGGGTTTTTTTGAATGCATCGACAATAAAGATGTTGCCTTCGCACTATTCGATATTTGCAAAAACTGGTTAATAGAAAGGCAAATAGAAGCCATGGATGGACCAATTAATTTTGGCGAAAGACATCAATGGTGGGGACTTCATGTTGATGGAGATCACAAGCCTGTTTATTGCATGCCTTACCACCTTGAATACTATCAGAACTTTTTCGAATCCTACGGATTTCAAGTTTACTTTAAACAATATACTTATCGTGCGAAATTCGAACTCGAAAGCTTAAGTGAAATCATAAAATGGAAAGCTACCAGACTTCTCAACAATATTGATTACCAAGTAGTTCATTTCGATAATAACAAGTCAGACAAACTGATAAAGGATTTTGTACACATCTATAATAAAGCCTGGATAAAAGAAATACCAGGCATTGAAGGCATTTCAGAACATCAAGCCAAAGACCTATTTGAAGCTTTAAAACCAATTATGCACGAAAAGCTAATGTGGTTTGCCTATTACAAAGAAGAGCCTATCGGATTCTGGATAATGGTTCCAGACCTAAATGAGCTTCTTCAACATCTAAATGGTAAAATGAATCTTTACGCAAAAGTCCGATTCCTTTACTATAAGCACATACAAAAAAACAAGAATGCTATTGGCTTAATATTTGGGGTGGTTCCTGAATTTCAAAAGCGTGGCATCGAAGCCGCAATGATTTACGAATTCTCCAGATCAGGATTTGACTCCAAATTTCCATTTCTACATTTAGAATTGAATTGGATTGGTGATTTCAACCCAAGAATGAGTCATTTAATGGAATATACTGGTGCTAAAATTTACAAAACTCATTACACTTACCGAATATTATTTGATGAAACCAAAGAATTTAAACGCTCGGTAATAATAAAATAAAATGGCTACTCAATTTGAGTAGCCATTTCAATATTTTTACAGAATGTGTTACAATCCATTTTCTGAATGATATACTATTCGCATTAAACGAACATCGCCTTCCGAATAATCCTCTTCTCCTAATTCTTCAAGAGCTTCCTCTATACTATCCGTCTCAGCTTCATCAAAATATTCTAATATTTCTTCCTGTCGGTCTTCATCAATCTTCTCATCCACATAATAATTCAGACTCAATTTAGTTCCGGAATATACAATAGCCTCCATCTCTCTAAGCAAATCAGGAAACTCCATTCCTTTGGCTTCAGCGATATCCTCTAAATCCATTTTACGGTCAACACTTTGAATAATATAAACCTTGAATTTTGATTTATCAACTACCGAACGAACCACCATATCTTGCGGTCTTTCTATACCATTCTCCTCAACATGGTTACTTATAAGGCTTACAAACTCCTTTCCAAATCGCTTTGCTTTACCAGCACCTACCCCTTGAACATGAGACAATTCCTCAATATCAACAGGATAATGAATTGCCATTTCCTCCAATGATGGATCTTGAAATACAACATATGGAGGGACTTCTTTTTTCTTAGCTACCTGTCTTCTTAAATCTTTTAACATGGATAATAAAGCCGTATCAACAACTGCAGTGCCGGCGGCTTTCGTTGCCTCCATATCTACCAGATCAAAATCATGATCAT contains:
- the rsmA gene encoding 16S rRNA (adenine(1518)-N(6)/adenine(1519)-N(6))-dimethyltransferase RsmA translates to MGYVRAKKNLGQHFLKDLNIAKKIVASMTAEGVSKVLEIGPGMGVLTQYLLKEEAYETHVVEIDRESVAYLNEKFPELSERIIRYDFLKYDLSKLFSEPFAIIGNFPYNISSQIFFKVLENRDQIPEVVGMIQKEVAERMAAVPGNKTYGILSVLMQAFYDIEYLFTVSETVFDPPPRVKSAVIRMVRNTTDRLACDERLFFRVVKSGFNQRRKTLRNSLKSVLGDLKLDDDIMAQRPEQLSVEQFVYLTNKIEELINTELIE
- a CDS encoding lysylphosphatidylglycerol synthase transmembrane domain-containing protein; the encoded protein is MKKNIINIIKFLVFFSISSFLFWYVYRGQNINELLFTLKNEVNYYWILLSLFFGLLSHISRTIRWNMLIESLGKKPRTINTFLAVMVGYFANLALPRMGEISRCGLVSKYENISFSKLVGTVVLERVLDIIMLFIFLLIALSTQFSVISHFFSNNPEVSSKLSNVFASATTLYVIGAISLIIWILRKKFKNTNLFKKLDLTFSNFMAGFRAIKELDNKWYFVFHTIFIWIMYYLMTYICFFSFGFTSHLPAIAGLTVLVMGSFGMIAPVQGGIGAWHFMVIGTLLVYLPGVANIETMSKSFALVVHGAQTAMIIILGSLSVIALPIANRKQKKLIKSKI